A window of the Deltaproteobacteria bacterium genome harbors these coding sequences:
- a CDS encoding twin-arginine translocase TatA/TatE family subunit, translating into MFGIGMPELIVVLIIVLIIFGAGKLPEIGSGIGKGIRNFKKATQEKHEELSSPQEEKENKEANDET; encoded by the coding sequence ATGTTTGGTATCGGAATGCCCGAACTCATCGTTGTCCTGATTATTGTCCTGATCATCTTCGGGGCGGGGAAGCTCCCTGAGATAGGAAGCGGGATCGGCAAGGGAATCCGAAATTTCAAAAAGGCCACCCAGGAAAAGCACGAAGAACTCTCATCACCCCAGGAAGAAAAGGAAAATAAGGAGGCGAATGACGAGACTTAG
- a CDS encoding single-stranded DNA-binding protein: MASVNKVILIGNLGADPELRYTASGRPVATFNLATSEQWTGKDGEKSERTEWHRIVAWARLGEICGEYLRKGSQVYIEGRLQTRAWEDREGNKRYTTEIVAQNMQMLGSPVKGGETRPKEGPLQEEEPVSIPEDDIPF; encoded by the coding sequence ATGGCGAGCGTGAACAAGGTCATACTCATCGGAAACCTGGGTGCAGACCCGGAGCTTCGGTATACGGCCAGCGGAAGACCCGTCGCTACTTTCAACCTGGCCACCAGTGAGCAATGGACGGGAAAAGACGGCGAGAAGAGTGAGCGTACCGAATGGCACAGGATAGTGGCATGGGCCCGCCTTGGGGAGATCTGCGGCGAGTACCTCCGCAAGGGAAGCCAGGTGTATATCGAAGGGAGATTGCAGACCAGGGCCTGGGAGGATCGTGAGGGCAATAAACGGTATACCACGGAAATCGTTGCCCAGAATATGCAGATGCTCGGCTCACCTGTAAAGGGCGGGGAGACGCGTCCCAAGGAAGGGCCGCTTCAGGAAGAGGAACCCGTCTCCATTCCAGAAGACGATATTCCCTTTTAA